One region of Alcanivorax sediminis genomic DNA includes:
- a CDS encoding NAD(P)H-dependent flavin oxidoreductase yields the protein MKTRITEMLGIQYPIVQGGMQNVGYAELAAAVSNAGGLGIITGLTQPTPEDLDKEIKRCKEMTDKPFGVNLTILPTIKPVPYEEYARVICENGIKVVETAGRNPEPFMPLFEGAGVKVIHKCTSVRHALKAEKVGVAAVSVDGFECAGHPGEDDIPNLVLLPAAARVLKIPMLASGGIGTGAQMAACLALGADGINMGTRFLASAEAPVHENMKKAIAEASELDTALIFRPLKNTARVFKNAVATKVNEIEREKGQDMKFEYIVDLVAGVKGKAALTSGEIDGGIWTSGIVQGLIDSYPSCAEIIDDIMTECTATINDRLAGFMKG from the coding sequence ATGAAAACCCGTATCACCGAAATGCTGGGCATCCAGTATCCGATCGTCCAGGGCGGCATGCAGAACGTAGGTTATGCCGAACTGGCCGCTGCCGTTTCAAATGCCGGAGGCCTTGGCATCATCACCGGTCTGACCCAGCCGACGCCGGAAGACCTGGATAAGGAAATCAAGCGTTGCAAGGAAATGACGGACAAGCCGTTCGGTGTGAACCTGACCATCCTGCCGACCATCAAGCCGGTGCCTTACGAGGAATACGCGCGGGTGATCTGTGAGAACGGCATCAAGGTAGTGGAAACCGCTGGCCGCAACCCCGAGCCATTCATGCCCCTGTTCGAAGGTGCTGGCGTCAAGGTCATCCACAAGTGCACTTCCGTACGGCACGCCCTGAAAGCCGAGAAGGTAGGTGTGGCTGCCGTGTCGGTGGACGGTTTCGAGTGTGCCGGTCACCCGGGTGAAGACGATATCCCGAATCTGGTGCTGCTGCCTGCTGCAGCTCGCGTTCTGAAGATTCCGATGCTGGCCTCCGGTGGCATTGGCACCGGTGCGCAGATGGCGGCTTGTCTGGCGTTGGGGGCTGACGGCATCAACATGGGTACCCGCTTCCTTGCGTCTGCTGAAGCGCCGGTACACGAGAACATGAAGAAGGCCATCGCTGAAGCCTCCGAATTGGATACGGCCCTGATCTTCCGTCCGCTGAAGAATACCGCCCGTGTGTTCAAGAACGCGGTTGCTACCAAGGTGAACGAGATCGAGCGTGAGAAAGGCCAGGACATGAAGTTTGAATACATTGTTGACCTGGTTGCCGGTGTAAAGGGTAAGGCCGCGCTGACCTCCGGTGAAATCGACGGTGGCATCTGGACTTCCGGTATCGTGCAGGGGCTGATCGACAGCTATCCGAGCTGTGCCGAGATCATCGACGACATCATGACCGAGTGTACGGCCACTATTAATGATCGTCTGGCCGGTTTCATGAAAGGCTAG
- a CDS encoding phosphotransferase family protein — MGITAEQIEAILPGVLEKAVGKPCVLTRCRRLTAGASADTWWLEANYGGSRRWILRLDAGAENIGMAPGKRWEAKAQRAAGESGCPVAKVIATLDGSEGIGEGYVMTALSGESLPPVLLKDHAYEPARDRFCPNVASALAAIHRTPTEKLKGLPTLDALTQVEQLYAMHQDYGEKLPIFSLVYGWLKKHAPKITRPALVHGDFRLGNFLLTENTLNGVLDWELTHLGDPMEDLGWLCVNAWRFGRRSKPVAGIASRRALYDAYETATGQAVDEGRARYWELLGTFKWAVICQYQAYSYLRGQVPTLERAAIGRRVAETEYDMLVCLEEQLELSHAD, encoded by the coding sequence ATGGGGATAACTGCAGAACAGATTGAGGCCATCCTGCCGGGAGTGCTGGAAAAGGCTGTCGGCAAACCCTGCGTACTGACCCGTTGTCGGCGCCTTACCGCTGGCGCGTCGGCCGACACCTGGTGGCTCGAGGCAAATTATGGCGGCAGTCGTCGATGGATACTGCGGCTGGATGCGGGCGCTGAAAATATTGGTATGGCGCCAGGAAAACGCTGGGAAGCAAAGGCGCAGCGGGCGGCCGGAGAGTCTGGTTGTCCAGTAGCCAAAGTGATTGCCACCCTTGATGGCAGTGAGGGGATTGGCGAGGGGTATGTGATGACAGCACTGTCTGGTGAGTCCCTGCCGCCAGTATTGCTCAAGGATCACGCCTATGAGCCAGCGCGTGACCGGTTTTGCCCGAACGTGGCATCCGCTCTGGCGGCGATTCATCGAACCCCGACCGAAAAGTTGAAAGGGTTGCCGACGCTGGACGCGTTGACCCAGGTCGAGCAGCTTTACGCAATGCACCAGGATTATGGTGAAAAGCTGCCGATTTTTTCACTGGTCTATGGCTGGCTGAAAAAGCATGCTCCGAAGATAACACGGCCAGCATTGGTGCATGGGGATTTCAGGTTGGGAAATTTCCTGCTGACGGAAAATACCCTGAACGGTGTGCTCGACTGGGAGCTGACCCACCTCGGTGACCCCATGGAGGATCTTGGCTGGTTGTGTGTGAATGCCTGGCGCTTCGGACGCAGAAGCAAGCCGGTGGCCGGGATTGCATCGCGCAGGGCACTTTATGATGCCTATGAAACTGCTACGGGGCAGGCGGTGGATGAAGGGCGCGCCCGCTATTGGGAATTGCTGGGTACCTTCAAATGGGCTGTGATCTGTCAGTATCAGGCCTATAGCTATCTGCGCGGTCAGGTGCCGACTCTGGAGCGCGCGGCGATTGGTCGACGGGTAGCAGAAACGGAGTACGACATGCTGGTTTGCTTGGAGGAACAACTGGAGCTGAGTCATGCCGATTAA
- a CDS encoding DegV family protein, whose amino-acid sequence MRIGLVVDSGCDLPKDFIDANNILVMPVPIRIGKELYVDDRDPQRAREFYSRREVDKNHDAETAPPSVEQIRTLFLEKAASTFDYALVQTVPKSRSPIFDNASEAAHSILSDYKKYREAAGLEGPFRIRVSDSQTLFAGQGVLAAETIRLINSGMKVGDIRQRINDLTPKTTGYAVVPDLYYVHKRARKKGDKSVGFVGALMGSALDIKPILCARQDQTFPVAKVRGFEQAVEKMFRHACTCIEKGLLAPIVCVSYAGDTDAVYQMQGFEAFKACAEKHNIQLLISHMGLTGGVNIGPGAISVGLITDQQTLS is encoded by the coding sequence ATGAGAATTGGTCTGGTAGTGGATTCGGGCTGTGACCTGCCCAAGGATTTTATTGATGCCAACAACATTCTTGTCATGCCGGTCCCCATCCGTATTGGCAAGGAGCTCTATGTTGATGACAGGGACCCTCAGCGCGCCAGGGAATTTTATTCTCGTCGTGAGGTCGACAAGAACCACGATGCGGAAACCGCTCCCCCCAGCGTAGAACAGATCCGCACACTGTTTCTCGAAAAAGCCGCCAGCACATTCGATTACGCCCTGGTGCAAACTGTTCCCAAAAGTCGTAGCCCGATTTTCGACAATGCCTCGGAGGCGGCACACAGCATTCTTTCTGATTACAAAAAATATCGTGAAGCCGCCGGGCTGGAAGGCCCTTTCCGTATCCGGGTCAGCGACAGCCAGACACTGTTTGCCGGACAGGGAGTACTGGCTGCCGAAACCATTCGGTTGATTAACAGCGGCATGAAAGTGGGCGATATCCGTCAGCGGATCAACGACCTGACACCCAAAACCACAGGCTATGCGGTGGTACCCGATCTCTACTACGTGCACAAACGCGCCCGCAAGAAAGGAGATAAAAGTGTCGGCTTTGTGGGCGCTTTGATGGGGTCCGCACTGGATATCAAACCGATTCTTTGTGCCCGACAAGATCAGACCTTCCCGGTTGCCAAGGTAAGGGGCTTCGAGCAGGCGGTGGAAAAAATGTTTCGTCATGCCTGCACCTGTATCGAGAAAGGGCTGCTGGCACCGATTGTGTGCGTCAGTTATGCCGGTGATACCGATGCTGTTTACCAGATGCAGGGATTTGAGGCGTTCAAGGCCTGCGCCGAGAAGCACAACATTCAACTCCTGATCAGCCACATGGGGCTCACCGGCGGAGTCAATATCGGACCGGGCGCCATCAGCGTCGGATTGATAACGGATCAGCAAACACTGTCCTGA
- the pyk gene encoding pyruvate kinase: protein MTRRTKIVATLGPASTSDSMLDALITAGVNVFRLNFSHGSADDHRRTADKIRHLSEQQQKAVAILADLQGPKIRIGKFRDGPIELKNGQSFTLDTELDDDSGTQDIVGISYPPLPQDCEPGDVLLLNDGLLELQVDRIEGSKVICTVLVGGTLSDHKGVNRKGGGLSAKALTEKDLNDIITAADMAVDFLALSFPRDAEDVNEARRHFHAAGGTGGIIAKIERAEAVADDNTLDEIILASDGVMVARGDLAVEIGDAELVGVQKHIIRRARALNRFVITATQMMESMIHSPQPTRAEVSDVANAVLDGTDAVMLSAETAVGDYPKETVQAMDRIILGAERTWQERRTDRSLNEQADNIDEVIAMAAMQAANRLSNVSAIIAMTETGNTPRLMSRLRSGMPIFAFTPTPATQRRVSILRGVQAIAFDSTAIPSESVNRQAVEMLEKMGHVKTGDRVLITKGNYADAHGGTNTLKIVEVGGNVQ from the coding sequence ATGACACGACGCACCAAGATTGTTGCCACCCTGGGCCCCGCCTCTACTTCCGACAGCATGCTCGACGCCCTCATTACCGCCGGCGTTAACGTCTTTCGCCTCAATTTTTCCCACGGCAGTGCCGATGACCATCGCCGCACTGCCGACAAGATTCGTCATCTGTCTGAACAGCAGCAGAAGGCCGTGGCAATTCTGGCCGACCTGCAGGGGCCGAAGATTCGCATCGGAAAATTCCGCGACGGCCCCATTGAATTGAAGAACGGACAGAGCTTCACCCTGGACACCGAACTGGATGATGACTCAGGTACCCAGGATATCGTTGGCATCAGCTATCCACCGCTGCCACAGGATTGCGAGCCCGGCGACGTATTACTGCTCAATGACGGCCTGCTGGAACTGCAAGTCGACCGCATCGAGGGCAGCAAGGTTATCTGTACCGTGCTGGTTGGCGGCACCCTGTCCGATCACAAAGGCGTGAACCGTAAGGGTGGCGGCCTGAGTGCCAAGGCGCTCACCGAGAAAGATCTCAACGACATCATCACGGCTGCCGACATGGCCGTGGATTTCCTCGCGCTGTCTTTCCCTCGCGATGCAGAGGATGTCAATGAAGCCCGCCGCCACTTCCATGCTGCCGGCGGCACCGGCGGGATTATTGCCAAGATCGAGCGGGCTGAGGCCGTTGCCGACGACAATACCCTCGATGAAATCATCCTTGCTTCGGACGGCGTTATGGTCGCCCGTGGCGACCTGGCCGTGGAGATTGGTGATGCCGAACTGGTCGGCGTACAGAAGCACATCATCCGTCGCGCACGGGCTCTGAATCGCTTTGTCATCACCGCCACCCAGATGATGGAATCCATGATTCACAGCCCTCAGCCCACCCGGGCAGAGGTATCGGATGTGGCCAATGCCGTGCTCGACGGCACCGACGCGGTCATGCTGTCGGCAGAAACCGCCGTGGGGGACTACCCGAAAGAAACGGTGCAGGCCATGGACCGAATTATCCTCGGCGCAGAACGCACCTGGCAGGAGCGTCGTACAGACCGCTCGCTCAATGAGCAGGCAGACAACATTGATGAGGTGATCGCCATGGCGGCCATGCAGGCGGCCAACCGTTTGAGCAATGTCTCCGCCATTATCGCCATGACGGAAACGGGCAACACCCCGCGGCTGATGTCTCGCCTGCGCTCTGGCATGCCTATCTTCGCTTTCACCCCGACACCGGCAACCCAACGCCGGGTATCCATTCTTCGTGGCGTGCAAGCCATTGCCTTCGACAGTACTGCCATTCCCAGTGAATCAGTAAACCGTCAGGCCGTGGAAATGCTCGAGAAAATGGGACATGTCAAAACCGGTGACCGGGTACTGATCACCAAAGGCAATTATGCCGACGCCCATGGCGGCACCAACACCCTCAAAATTGTCGAAGTCGGGGGTAATGTTCAGTAG
- a CDS encoding sterol desaturase family protein, protein MSVMSWFEDVWANSGLAPLWDIVAPWLALDERQMIFVVATPIFIGLFLWEYRKIRHDPTLVDGRESVLNFMLGAGYQTTELLFAGILAFPVYAFFYHHRLMDIELTWFTALLLWVMLDFAYYWFHRCSHRVRWLWAAHVTHHSSERMNFSTAMRQNATNIFNGGWLFYASLALLGFNPVWIGVAYAFSLVYQFFIHTTLVGKMHPVIEYIFNTPSHHRVHHGRNPEYIDQNYAGVFMIWDRLFGTFVEEKDDLPVEYGITRPVYSNSLLVNWCHEYVDLFRDMAKRGPLLQRLKHLWKPPEWERETQHASSNTPQREQAPD, encoded by the coding sequence ATGTCTGTAATGAGCTGGTTTGAAGATGTCTGGGCAAACAGCGGCCTGGCACCCCTGTGGGATATCGTCGCCCCCTGGCTGGCGCTGGACGAGCGACAAATGATTTTTGTGGTCGCCACCCCGATTTTCATTGGCCTGTTTCTGTGGGAATACCGCAAGATTCGCCACGACCCCACCCTGGTGGATGGCCGCGAATCAGTACTCAACTTCATGCTGGGCGCCGGCTATCAAACTACCGAGCTACTGTTCGCGGGCATCCTGGCATTCCCTGTCTACGCCTTTTTCTACCATCACCGCCTGATGGATATCGAACTGACCTGGTTCACCGCGTTACTGCTGTGGGTGATGCTGGACTTCGCTTATTACTGGTTCCACCGCTGCTCGCACCGGGTGCGTTGGCTGTGGGCCGCCCATGTGACCCATCACTCTTCCGAGCGAATGAATTTCTCCACCGCCATGCGCCAGAACGCCACCAACATCTTCAATGGTGGTTGGCTGTTCTATGCCTCCCTGGCGCTACTCGGCTTCAACCCGGTGTGGATCGGCGTGGCTTATGCCTTCTCTCTGGTGTACCAGTTCTTTATCCACACCACCCTGGTGGGCAAGATGCACCCGGTTATCGAGTACATCTTCAACACTCCCAGCCATCACCGCGTTCACCACGGCCGCAACCCGGAATACATCGACCAGAACTATGCTGGCGTGTTCATGATCTGGGACCGCTTGTTCGGCACCTTTGTGGAAGAGAAAGACGACCTGCCGGTGGAATATGGCATCACCCGCCCGGTATACAGCAACAGCCTGCTGGTGAACTGGTGCCATGAATACGTGGATCTGTTTCGGGACATGGCAAAGCGGGGACCACTGCTGCAACGGCTCAAGCACCTGTGGAAACCGCCGGAGTGGGAAAGAGAGACGCAGCACGCTTCAAGCAACACGCCACAACGCGAGCAGGCCCCGGACTAA
- a CDS encoding helix-turn-helix domain-containing protein: MATPMRVTGAWIQLLTDWLDQENLPAPDLRTVLDSRSPGDVVPLSLWNELLDRAVALRPDAVVPALGIGAMVKPRHVGVLGYLILTCRTLGEAMLAYQRYESLFYGSARVKVEVEGDSMVVWWAQEDAVGVQADTVSIAALISFLRRLVESHYSPTRIDFVFPQPDHRARQAYEDFFDCPVGFGTDQTRVIFPLKLLAVPLPHSAPHMRTLMDRQARALLLALPESDSFDRALQQAMVRLMPDAVVTLPRLAKELHMSVRTLQRRLGERNMTWRELLDRTREQLARDYLSDPSLTLGDIALLLGFSEHSAFSRAWRNWTGSTPASARKQLQAARKGPDAIL; encoded by the coding sequence ATGGCAACCCCCATGCGCGTTACTGGCGCCTGGATCCAGCTGCTGACCGACTGGCTGGACCAGGAAAACCTGCCGGCACCGGATCTGCGAACGGTGCTGGACAGCCGTAGTCCCGGTGATGTGGTGCCGTTGTCCCTGTGGAATGAGTTGCTGGACCGTGCGGTGGCGCTGCGACCGGATGCAGTGGTGCCGGCTCTGGGCATCGGCGCCATGGTCAAGCCGCGTCATGTGGGCGTGCTGGGCTACCTGATCCTGACCTGCCGGACGCTGGGTGAGGCCATGCTCGCGTATCAGCGCTATGAATCCCTTTTCTATGGAAGTGCCCGGGTAAAGGTGGAGGTGGAGGGAGACAGCATGGTGGTCTGGTGGGCACAAGAAGACGCTGTCGGTGTACAGGCTGACACGGTGTCCATTGCGGCCTTGATCAGCTTTCTTCGTCGTCTGGTCGAGTCTCATTATTCGCCCACACGCATCGATTTTGTTTTCCCTCAGCCGGATCACAGAGCGCGTCAGGCCTATGAGGATTTCTTCGACTGCCCCGTGGGCTTTGGCACAGACCAGACCCGGGTTATTTTTCCGCTCAAGTTGCTGGCGGTGCCGCTTCCCCACAGTGCACCGCACATGCGTACCCTGATGGACCGACAGGCGCGAGCGCTGCTATTGGCCCTGCCGGAGTCGGATAGCTTCGATCGGGCGTTGCAACAGGCCATGGTGCGGCTGATGCCTGATGCCGTGGTGACCTTGCCAAGGCTGGCGAAAGAACTGCACATGTCGGTCCGCACTTTGCAGCGGCGCCTGGGCGAGCGGAACATGACCTGGCGAGAGCTGTTGGATCGCACCCGCGAGCAGCTGGCTCGTGATTATCTCTCCGATCCGTCCCTGACATTGGGGGATATTGCCCTGTTGCTGGGCTTTTCCGAGCATAGTGCCTTCAGCCGGGCTTGGCGTAACTGGACAGGCAGCACACCGGCCAGTGCCAGAAAACAGTTACAGGCGGCACGAAAGGGGCCGGACGCCATTTTGTGA
- a CDS encoding LysR family transcriptional regulator translates to MQHWDRIEAFVEVVRRGSFADAARHLGVSSSHVSRLVARLETQLGTQLLYRTTRRLTLTDAGQVYFEHCGQLFDGFQEALTAISDFQQQPTGVLRLTCATTFGERFIAPLVNDFMGQHPQLSVQLDFTNRRVDIVDEGFDVAIRTGALPDSSLIARKLCARREYIVGSAEYFQQHARPHTLGELSQHNCLLGSAENWPVDVDGQHRHWKVQGNWKGNSGMALLDAARKGLGLVQLPDYYVEEDLNNGALVSVLDSYACTHTAVWVVYPRHRHLSPKVRQFVDFLVDNMAR, encoded by the coding sequence ATGCAGCATTGGGACCGGATCGAAGCCTTCGTGGAAGTGGTGCGCCGAGGTTCCTTCGCGGATGCTGCCCGTCACCTGGGGGTGTCCAGCTCCCATGTCAGCCGGCTGGTGGCGCGGCTGGAAACCCAGCTGGGCACCCAGCTGCTCTACCGCACCACCCGACGCCTCACCCTCACCGATGCCGGGCAGGTGTACTTCGAGCACTGTGGGCAGTTGTTTGATGGCTTTCAGGAGGCACTCACCGCCATCAGCGATTTCCAGCAGCAACCCACCGGGGTGTTGCGGCTGACCTGTGCCACCACCTTCGGCGAGCGGTTCATTGCCCCGCTGGTGAATGACTTCATGGGCCAGCATCCGCAATTGTCCGTGCAGCTGGATTTTACCAACCGGCGAGTGGATATCGTTGACGAAGGCTTTGATGTGGCCATTCGCACCGGCGCCTTGCCGGATTCATCATTGATCGCCCGCAAGCTGTGTGCGCGCCGGGAGTACATTGTGGGGTCGGCGGAGTATTTCCAGCAGCACGCCCGGCCGCATACCCTGGGTGAACTGAGCCAGCACAACTGCCTGCTGGGCTCGGCTGAAAACTGGCCGGTTGATGTGGATGGACAGCACCGGCACTGGAAAGTGCAGGGCAATTGGAAGGGAAACTCCGGCATGGCACTGCTGGATGCTGCCCGCAAGGGATTGGGCCTGGTGCAGCTGCCGGATTACTACGTGGAGGAAGACCTGAATAACGGGGCTCTTGTCTCCGTGCTGGATAGCTATGCCTGCACCCATACCGCCGTCTGGGTGGTGTATCCCCGCCACCGCCACCTGTCTCCCAAGGTGCGTCAGTTCGTGGATTTCCTGGTCGACAATATGGCGCGCTGA
- a CDS encoding DUF7064 domain-containing protein: MDLGKGVRIRLEPQDEYMHAIEDASNFNESMYINLFDHDQVCGGWFRVGNRPNEGHAEMSFCFYLPDGRVAFMFRRVNIVDNNSLDAGGMRFRVIEPFKQLALEYEGEALLLDDPQQMEDPKAAFANNPTVLVKANLHFTGMTPVYGGEAVDENDSPVEEDPDESFARGHYEQHMKGEGKVTIGDDAFSLNGFGLRDHSWGPRYWQNLYWYRWLPLVFSEDLAVNMSIVQMASGRQHIWGMVYDTRDGSEPVYDLIDTAALSSVLDDRDQAQSQTFSLKTVSGRSYHISGESLSLIPLRNRRQTDSGEWRQTRITEAMSRFQCDGMTGYGISEYLDQMVEGLPVGRHC; this comes from the coding sequence ATGGATCTGGGTAAGGGGGTGCGGATTCGTCTGGAGCCGCAGGATGAATACATGCATGCCATTGAAGACGCCAGCAACTTCAATGAAAGCATGTACATTAACCTGTTTGATCATGATCAGGTCTGTGGGGGCTGGTTCCGGGTAGGTAACCGGCCCAATGAAGGCCATGCCGAAATGTCATTCTGTTTTTATCTGCCGGACGGCCGGGTCGCCTTCATGTTTCGTCGTGTGAATATTGTCGATAACAATTCGCTGGATGCGGGAGGGATGCGCTTTCGGGTGATAGAGCCCTTCAAGCAACTTGCGCTGGAATATGAGGGTGAAGCTTTGCTGCTGGATGATCCCCAGCAGATGGAGGATCCCAAGGCGGCCTTTGCAAATAACCCGACTGTGCTGGTCAAGGCTAATCTTCACTTCACGGGCATGACACCGGTCTATGGTGGTGAAGCGGTGGACGAGAACGACAGTCCGGTTGAAGAAGACCCAGATGAATCCTTTGCTCGCGGCCACTATGAACAGCACATGAAAGGAGAGGGTAAGGTGACTATCGGTGATGACGCCTTCTCACTGAATGGGTTTGGGCTGCGTGATCATTCCTGGGGGCCTCGCTATTGGCAAAATCTCTACTGGTACCGTTGGCTGCCGTTGGTGTTCAGCGAAGACCTTGCCGTGAATATGTCCATCGTGCAGATGGCCAGCGGCAGGCAGCATATCTGGGGCATGGTGTATGACACCCGGGATGGCAGTGAGCCGGTTTATGACCTGATTGATACTGCTGCATTGTCGTCCGTGCTCGATGATCGTGATCAGGCCCAGTCGCAAACCTTCTCGTTGAAAACGGTTTCCGGACGAAGTTATCACATCAGCGGTGAGTCACTTTCCCTGATCCCCTTGCGCAATCGTCGACAGACGGACAGTGGCGAATGGCGTCAAACCCGCATTACCGAGGCCATGTCCCGGTTCCAGTGTGATGGCATGACAGGCTATGGCATATCCGAGTATCTGGATCAGATGGTGGAAGGTCTCCCCGTAGGCAGGCACTGTTGA
- a CDS encoding GFA family protein: MYTGSCLCGGVAFEIAGELEPIQVCHCQQCRKAQGTALVTNIPVKTEALHWVQGEALLKSFESSPGKKRVFCRECGSPLYSCLDSLPGVVRIRAGLLNEPLKTRPAFHFYVASACNWWPINDDLPQYPEGRPVQV, encoded by the coding sequence ATGTATACAGGAAGTTGTCTCTGCGGCGGCGTTGCATTCGAAATCGCGGGTGAGCTCGAACCGATCCAGGTGTGTCATTGCCAGCAGTGTCGCAAGGCCCAGGGCACGGCGCTGGTGACCAATATTCCGGTGAAAACGGAGGCGCTCCATTGGGTTCAGGGGGAGGCATTGCTGAAATCGTTTGAGTCTTCGCCGGGAAAGAAGAGGGTGTTCTGCCGTGAGTGCGGGTCGCCACTCTATAGCTGCCTGGACTCATTGCCCGGTGTTGTACGGATTCGCGCGGGGTTGCTCAATGAGCCGCTCAAGACTCGTCCGGCATTTCACTTCTACGTTGCATCGGCCTGCAACTGGTGGCCAATCAACGACGACCTCCCCCAGTATCCAGAAGGGCGGCCGGTACAGGTTTAA
- a CDS encoding S-(hydroxymethyl)glutathione dehydrogenase/class III alcohol dehydrogenase: protein MKSRAAVAWEAGKPLVIEEVDVAGPKAGEVLVQIVATGVCHTDAYTLSGKDPEGLFPSILGHEGAGIVQEVGEGVTSLKPGDHVIPLYTAECRQCKFCLSGKTNLCQAVRATQGQGLMPDGTSRFSMNGKMLHHYMGTSTFSEYTVVPEISLAKVSKEAPMDKICLLGCGVTTGIGAVLNTAKVEPGSTVAVFGLGGIGLSVIQGAVMAKAERIIAIDVNDGKETMARQFGATDFINPTKYSDPIQDVIVELTDGGVDYSFECIGNVNVMRSALECCHKGWGESVIIGVAGAGEEISTRPFQLVTGRVWKGSAFGGVKGRTELPGYVDRYMKGEIKLDEFVTHTMGLEDINKAFDLMHEGKSIRSVILF, encoded by the coding sequence ATGAAGTCACGTGCCGCCGTTGCCTGGGAAGCAGGCAAGCCTCTGGTCATCGAAGAAGTGGATGTGGCCGGCCCCAAGGCCGGTGAAGTGCTGGTGCAGATCGTCGCCACCGGTGTCTGCCACACGGATGCCTACACCCTGTCCGGCAAGGACCCGGAAGGCCTGTTCCCGTCGATTCTTGGCCATGAAGGCGCCGGCATCGTGCAGGAAGTGGGCGAAGGCGTGACCAGCCTTAAGCCCGGCGACCATGTGATTCCGCTGTACACCGCCGAGTGTCGCCAGTGCAAGTTCTGCCTCAGCGGCAAGACCAACCTGTGTCAGGCGGTGCGCGCCACCCAGGGACAGGGCCTGATGCCCGACGGCACCAGCCGATTCTCCATGAATGGCAAGATGCTCCATCATTACATGGGCACCAGCACCTTCTCCGAGTACACCGTGGTCCCCGAGATTTCCCTGGCCAAGGTGAGCAAGGAAGCGCCCATGGACAAGATCTGTCTGCTCGGTTGTGGCGTGACCACCGGTATCGGTGCAGTACTGAATACCGCCAAGGTCGAGCCCGGCTCCACCGTGGCGGTATTTGGTCTGGGCGGCATCGGCTTGTCAGTGATCCAGGGCGCGGTGATGGCCAAGGCTGAGCGCATCATTGCCATCGACGTCAACGACGGCAAGGAAACCATGGCACGTCAGTTTGGTGCCACCGATTTCATCAATCCCACCAAATACAGTGATCCGATTCAGGACGTGATTGTGGAGCTCACAGACGGTGGTGTGGATTATTCCTTCGAGTGCATCGGCAACGTCAACGTGATGCGCTCGGCACTGGAGTGCTGCCACAAAGGTTGGGGGGAATCCGTAATCATCGGTGTGGCAGGCGCTGGCGAAGAAATTTCCACTCGCCCTTTCCAGCTGGTTACTGGCCGGGTCTGGAAAGGCTCCGCCTTTGGCGGAGTGAAAGGCCGCACCGAATTGCCCGGTTATGTGGATCGCTACATGAAAGGCGAAATCAAGCTGGATGAATTCGTGACCCACACCATGGGCCTGGAGGACATCAACAAGGCGTTTGACCTCATGCACGAAGGCAAGAGCATTCGTTCCGTCATCTTGTTCTGA
- the fghA gene encoding S-formylglutathione hydrolase has translation MDIELLSATKSFGGWLKRYKHRSRVLNCDMIFAIYLPPAAEEKKVPLLWWLSGLTCTDENFMQKAGAQRMAAELGIAIACPDTSPRGSDLPGEHDSYDFGSGAGFYVNATRSPWSQHYRMYDYVTNELPALVNRHFPLNGRESISGHSMGGHGALICALKNPGRYRSVSAFAPITHPSQCPWGEKAFSGYLGEDREAWKAWDSCELIRQHGSELPLLVDQGEADNFYTDGQLLPEDLQAACQEAGVKLELRMQPGYDHSYFFIASFIDDHLKYHAEKLK, from the coding sequence ATGGATATCGAATTATTGTCTGCTACCAAATCCTTCGGTGGCTGGCTCAAGCGTTACAAGCATCGCAGCCGGGTTTTGAACTGCGACATGATCTTTGCCATCTATCTGCCGCCAGCGGCGGAAGAAAAGAAGGTGCCACTGCTGTGGTGGCTGTCCGGCCTCACCTGCACTGATGAGAACTTCATGCAGAAGGCGGGCGCACAACGCATGGCGGCGGAACTGGGTATCGCCATTGCCTGCCCGGATACCAGCCCCCGCGGCAGTGATCTGCCCGGCGAGCATGACAGTTATGACTTCGGTTCTGGCGCGGGCTTCTACGTCAATGCCACTCGCTCTCCCTGGAGTCAGCACTACCGCATGTACGACTATGTCACTAACGAACTGCCCGCGCTGGTTAACCGTCACTTTCCACTGAATGGTAGGGAATCCATCAGTGGCCACTCCATGGGTGGCCATGGTGCGCTGATCTGCGCGCTGAAGAACCCCGGCCGCTATCGCTCCGTTTCCGCCTTTGCGCCGATAACCCACCCGAGCCAATGCCCCTGGGGCGAGAAAGCCTTCAGTGGTTACCTGGGCGAGGACCGGGAAGCGTGGAAAGCCTGGGACAGCTGCGAACTGATTCGCCAGCACGGCAGCGAGCTGCCTTTGTTAGTAGATCAGGGTGAAGCCGATAATTTTTATACGGATGGGCAGCTATTGCCGGAAGACCTGCAGGCCGCCTGCCAGGAAGCCGGAGTGAAACTGGAACTGCGCATGCAGCCCGGTTACGACCATTCCTACTTCTTTATCGCCAGCTTTATTGATGACCATCTTAAGTATCACGCAGAGAAGCTGAAGTAA